A stretch of the Marivirga tractuosa DSM 4126 genome encodes the following:
- a CDS encoding bile acid:sodium symporter family protein encodes MEMDEVTLNFNSESLLLLNFLLGFIMFGVALDLRVEDFKRVLLNPKASIIGLISQWVVLPIITLILIFVFEPRPSMALGMILVACCPGGNISNFISKLAGGNAALSVSLTALTTSAAIFMTPFSFAFWSSFISSAEGLKSSISLNIWDMFSTIIYLILIPVILGVSFAQYKPAIAQKIRKPVNILSIVIFAAFVVIAFMKNANYFLEYIHVIFVIVLFHNGLAFLSGYWMAKLGGLEESERKAISIETGIQNSGLGLVLIFNFFDGIGGMAIIAGWWGIWHIVAGLIIAFIWSGKKVLV; translated from the coding sequence ATGGAAATGGACGAAGTAACGCTTAACTTCAACAGCGAAAGCTTATTATTATTAAATTTTTTGCTCGGTTTTATCATGTTTGGCGTAGCGCTTGACCTGAGAGTCGAGGATTTCAAACGGGTATTACTCAATCCTAAAGCATCAATTATTGGATTAATATCACAATGGGTGGTTTTGCCTATTATTACCTTAATCTTGATTTTTGTATTTGAGCCAAGACCCAGTATGGCATTGGGTATGATTTTAGTAGCCTGTTGTCCTGGGGGAAATATAAGCAACTTCATAAGTAAATTAGCTGGAGGAAACGCAGCACTTTCTGTGAGCTTAACGGCTTTAACCACCTCAGCAGCAATCTTTATGACTCCATTCAGCTTTGCTTTTTGGTCATCTTTTATTAGCAGTGCTGAGGGACTAAAAAGTAGTATTTCTTTGAACATATGGGACATGTTCTCTACTATAATATACTTGATTCTGATTCCCGTAATACTTGGAGTATCTTTTGCACAATATAAACCTGCAATTGCTCAAAAAATCAGAAAACCAGTTAATATACTATCAATCGTGATATTTGCAGCCTTTGTGGTAATTGCATTCATGAAAAATGCCAACTACTTCTTAGAATACATTCATGTCATTTTTGTGATCGTATTATTTCACAATGGATTAGCCTTTTTAAGTGGCTATTGGATGGCAAAATTAGGGGGCTTAGAAGAAAGCGAACGTAAAGCCATTTCCATTGAAACAGGTATTCAAAACTCCGGTTTGGGATTAGTTTTAATCTTCAACTTTTTTGATGGAATTGGCGGCATGGCCATCATTGCCGGCTGGTGGGGTATTTGGCATATTGTAGCTGGATTGATAATAGCCTTTATTTGGTCGGGGAAGAAGGTGCTTGTTTAA
- a CDS encoding efflux RND transporter permease subunit — protein sequence MLNKILEISLKNRLLVLLAAILLTLSGLYIARNMNVDVFPDLTAPTVTILTEAHGLESEEVEKLVTYQLETAMNGSPNVRRIRSSSAAGISIVWVEFEWGTDIYRARQIVSERIPMVRENLPSGVSAPTMAPISSIMGEVMLLGVRSDSLSPMELRTLSDWTIRPRVKSIGGIANVVVIGGDYKQYQVMADPEKLKYYDISLAELLKKVEESNVNAPGGFLNEYGNQYIIKGSGRAYSIEQLAESVVKSVNGQSIKIKDVAEVKVGAADKIGDASLNANPAVILTISKQPDVNTLELTERLDAAILDLQNTLPKGVEIKSHIFRQANFIEASIDNLNQTLLEGAFFVVIVLFIFLMNWRTTLISLLAIPVSLLVSIIVLKLMGYTINTMSLGGMAIAIGALVDDAIIDVENVFKRLRENIRKPKAEREATLTVVKNASVEIRSSIIIATLIIIVSFVPLFFLSGMEGRLLKPLGIAFITSVLTSLVVAVTLTPVLCSYLLKSEKVLKKQAEGTKVERWLRAQYAGVLKAVLKYPKTIIGLTVGVFIGSLILFSQLGRSFLPEFNEGSLVISAVGVPGMSLEESNKTGKMIEELLLEMPEVEVVTRRTGRAELDEHAQGVNAAEIDVPFTLGEKSKEQFFEEVRTKLSVVPGVNITLGQPIAHRIDHMLSGTRANIAIKIFGDDLQRLFELGKAVENNINGIEGIADVAVDQQIEVPQIRIMPKRQMLAAYGMTVGDLMQQVDIAFAGEKAGEIYEGQKYFDLIVRFKEETRDNKAALESALISLPNGGQIALNQLATVASVSSPNTISREDVRRKIVVAANVQGRDLRGVVNEIQTIVEANIELPEGYRVEYGGQFESEEKASQMLMITALAAILVIFLLLYFEFKNLKLSFIVLINLPLALIGGILIVYFTSGIISIAATIGFISLFGIATRNGILLVSRYEELRNEGLAGFQLLKEGALDRLNPILMTAFTTGLALIPLALKGGQPGNEIQSPMAVVILGGLLSATILNLIVIPCAYELVKLKKENT from the coding sequence ATGCTAAATAAGATATTAGAAATATCCCTTAAGAACCGTCTTTTGGTTCTTTTGGCAGCTATTTTATTGACTTTATCGGGTCTATACATTGCGCGTAATATGAATGTGGATGTATTTCCTGATTTGACAGCCCCCACGGTGACCATTTTAACGGAAGCCCATGGGCTGGAATCTGAAGAGGTAGAAAAACTGGTTACTTACCAGTTAGAGACTGCGATGAATGGTTCTCCCAATGTAAGAAGGATTAGATCTTCTTCGGCAGCGGGTATTTCCATTGTATGGGTAGAGTTTGAATGGGGAACGGATATTTACAGAGCCCGACAGATTGTAAGTGAAAGAATTCCGATGGTGCGTGAAAATTTACCATCGGGTGTAAGTGCTCCAACCATGGCACCTATTTCATCCATTATGGGAGAGGTGATGCTCTTAGGCGTTCGCTCAGACAGCTTATCGCCTATGGAGCTAAGGACACTTTCTGATTGGACGATTCGACCTCGAGTTAAATCAATTGGAGGTATTGCTAATGTGGTGGTTATCGGAGGTGACTATAAGCAATATCAGGTGATGGCTGATCCTGAAAAACTGAAATATTATGATATCAGCCTTGCTGAACTACTGAAAAAAGTAGAGGAAAGCAATGTGAATGCACCTGGTGGTTTTTTGAATGAATATGGAAATCAATATATCATCAAAGGAAGCGGACGTGCTTATTCTATTGAGCAATTAGCGGAATCGGTTGTAAAAAGTGTAAATGGGCAATCCATCAAAATTAAAGATGTTGCCGAAGTAAAAGTAGGCGCTGCGGATAAAATTGGAGATGCTTCTTTAAATGCGAATCCGGCAGTAATTCTTACCATTTCAAAACAACCCGATGTTAATACTTTGGAATTAACGGAACGCCTGGATGCTGCCATTCTTGATTTGCAAAATACGCTGCCAAAAGGAGTAGAAATCAAAAGCCATATTTTCCGGCAAGCGAATTTTATTGAAGCTTCGATTGACAATTTGAATCAAACCTTATTGGAAGGAGCCTTTTTTGTGGTGATTGTATTGTTTATCTTTTTGATGAACTGGCGAACCACACTCATCTCTCTATTAGCCATCCCGGTTTCCTTATTAGTTTCTATTATAGTGCTCAAGTTGATGGGCTATACGATTAATACTATGAGTTTGGGAGGTATGGCCATTGCAATTGGGGCTTTGGTGGATGATGCTATTATTGATGTAGAAAATGTATTTAAGCGATTAAGAGAAAATATACGAAAGCCCAAAGCGGAAAGAGAAGCTACACTGACAGTAGTGAAAAATGCTTCGGTGGAGATTCGTAGTTCCATCATCATAGCCACACTCATTATTATCGTGTCCTTTGTGCCTTTGTTTTTCTTAAGCGGTATGGAAGGTCGTTTATTAAAACCACTGGGGATTGCTTTTATCACTTCGGTATTGACTTCTTTAGTAGTGGCGGTGACACTCACACCAGTCTTGTGTTCTTATTTGCTGAAAAGTGAGAAGGTGCTGAAAAAGCAAGCCGAAGGAACAAAAGTCGAGCGCTGGTTACGGGCCCAATATGCAGGTGTTTTAAAAGCTGTGTTGAAATATCCCAAGACAATTATAGGTCTAACTGTTGGTGTTTTTATTGGCAGTTTAATTCTATTTAGTCAGTTAGGCAGAAGTTTCTTACCTGAATTTAATGAAGGTTCCTTGGTGATCAGTGCTGTTGGAGTGCCCGGAATGTCTTTAGAAGAAAGTAATAAAACAGGTAAAATGATAGAAGAGCTACTTTTAGAGATGCCAGAGGTAGAGGTCGTCACAAGAAGAACGGGGCGAGCTGAACTGGATGAACATGCTCAAGGGGTCAATGCTGCTGAAATAGATGTGCCGTTTACATTGGGAGAAAAGAGTAAAGAACAGTTTTTTGAAGAGGTACGGACTAAGCTTAGTGTGGTGCCAGGTGTCAATATTACGCTTGGCCAGCCGATAGCACATAGAATAGATCATATGCTTTCCGGAACTCGCGCCAATATCGCTATTAAAATTTTTGGCGATGATTTGCAACGATTGTTCGAGCTTGGTAAAGCTGTTGAAAATAATATTAATGGCATTGAAGGAATAGCGGATGTGGCCGTAGATCAGCAAATAGAAGTGCCGCAGATCCGCATTATGCCCAAACGTCAAATGCTGGCAGCTTATGGCATGACGGTCGGTGATTTAATGCAGCAAGTGGATATTGCTTTTGCTGGAGAGAAAGCGGGAGAAATTTATGAAGGGCAAAAGTATTTTGATCTCATTGTCCGTTTCAAGGAAGAAACAAGAGATAATAAAGCAGCGCTTGAATCAGCCTTGATCAGTTTGCCTAATGGTGGACAGATCGCTTTGAATCAGTTAGCTACAGTCGCTTCGGTGAGTAGCCCTAATACTATTTCAAGAGAAGATGTGAGAAGGAAAATAGTGGTAGCAGCGAATGTTCAGGGTAGAGATTTGAGAGGTGTTGTGAATGAAATTCAAACTATTGTAGAGGCAAATATTGAATTGCCTGAAGGCTACAGAGTAGAGTATGGAGGCCAATTTGAAAGTGAAGAAAAGGCTTCTCAGATGCTGATGATTACTGCATTAGCTGCTATTTTGGTCATTTTCTTATTGCTGTACTTTGAGTTCAAAAATCTCAAATTATCCTTTATTGTCTTGATTAATTTACCTTTGGCTTTGATTGGAGGAATTTTAATAGTGTATTTCACCAGTGGAATCATTAGCATAGCCGCAACAATAGGTTTTATTAGTTTATTCGGTATAGCTACAAGGAATGGGATATTATTAGTGTCCAGATATGAGGAATTGAGAAATGAAGGTTTGGCAGGTTTTCAATTATTGAAAGAAGGCGCATTGGATCGTTTGAATCCAATCTTAATGACTGCTTTTACGACTGGTTTGGCTTTGATTCCGCTTGCCCTGAAAGGTGGCCAGCCAGGCAATGAAATTCAAAGTCCGATGGCGGTAGTGATCTTAGGAGGTTTACTCTCAGCTACCATACTGAATTTGATAGTGATTCCTTGTGCATACGAACTTGTAAAGCTTAAAAAAGAAAATACATGA
- a CDS encoding four helix bundle protein has translation MEKENIILVKSFDFALEVVDLYKKMVAQNEYVLSKQLLRSGTSIGANIEEAMAGFSKKDFTHKMSISSKEARETKYWLRLIKHSQVVQIEVDELLTKNEELIRILTSIVKTSQNK, from the coding sequence ATGGAAAAGGAAAATATCATACTTGTGAAGTCATTTGATTTTGCCTTGGAGGTGGTCGATTTATACAAAAAAATGGTTGCTCAAAACGAATATGTGCTATCAAAACAACTTTTGAGAAGCGGAACAAGTATCGGTGCGAATATCGAAGAAGCGATGGCTGGATTTAGTAAAAAGGATTTTACACATAAAATGTCCATATCATCCAAGGAAGCCCGAGAGACAAAATACTGGCTCAGACTTATTAAGCATAGTCAAGTAGTACAGATAGAAGTTGATGAATTACTCACGAAAAATGAGGAGCTTATTAGGATTCTAACATCAATCGTAAAAACATCTCAAAACAAATGA
- a CDS encoding efflux RND transporter periplasmic adaptor subunit — translation MRYIVIFLSLLAFSCQSTEDHGHAHDENGGHAADEGNRPSVDYTVWTKSTELFVEFPVLVAGQTSRFAAHFTEMDQHQAVKEGNVTVSLIKGGKGIRHTVEAPSSPGIFTPSLQPKAAGIYTLIFELKTPSYSDRIAIEGIQVFESIEEAQNAEGLASEDGNAITFLKEQAWKMEFQTTQVELKTIYETISTSGKWMVDPNAYQSLVAPASGKVDFLENSLLEGAEVKKGELLMTVSSAGLTTNNLNAEIQKAKAEYDKAKSEYERKESLFEDEIVPKSEWEAVKQRYKIAKTNYETLAKSFRSGGKQILAPMDGYVKSLVVENGSFVEQGEKLLSIAEHKGSLLEVQLSPETNVALDHIQNIWYQPSSNKWSSLKETGGRILTKSREVAPSDPLLSVFASVAEEVNMPEGSFTAAQLAVGSGKESMVIPISALLEDYGQFSVMVQLSGESFERRNIVVGNRNGNEVEVLEGLSAEEVVVSKGAYQVKMASMSGQAPAHGHSH, via the coding sequence ATGCGATATATAGTAATATTCCTTTCGTTGCTGGCATTTTCTTGCCAGTCAACGGAAGATCATGGTCATGCACACGATGAAAATGGTGGTCATGCAGCTGACGAAGGAAATAGACCATCAGTAGATTATACTGTGTGGACAAAAAGCACGGAGCTTTTTGTAGAGTTCCCAGTTTTAGTAGCGGGTCAGACCAGTCGCTTTGCTGCTCATTTTACCGAGATGGATCAACATCAAGCGGTTAAGGAAGGTAATGTGACAGTGAGTTTGATAAAAGGAGGAAAAGGGATACGACATACAGTAGAAGCACCATCTTCCCCTGGTATCTTCACTCCGTCCTTACAACCTAAAGCTGCAGGTATTTATACTTTGATTTTTGAATTAAAAACTCCAAGCTATTCTGACAGAATAGCGATAGAAGGAATTCAAGTCTTTGAAAGTATAGAGGAAGCGCAAAATGCTGAAGGATTAGCTAGTGAAGATGGAAATGCGATTACTTTTCTTAAGGAGCAAGCCTGGAAAATGGAATTTCAGACCACACAAGTTGAGTTAAAAACTATTTATGAAACCATCTCAACATCGGGTAAGTGGATGGTAGATCCGAATGCTTATCAAAGCCTAGTAGCGCCAGCTTCTGGGAAAGTAGATTTTCTAGAAAATTCATTGCTGGAAGGAGCTGAGGTCAAGAAAGGAGAATTGCTCATGACCGTAAGCAGTGCTGGTTTAACCACTAATAATCTGAATGCTGAAATCCAAAAAGCTAAAGCAGAATACGATAAAGCAAAATCAGAATATGAACGAAAAGAATCTCTTTTTGAAGATGAAATTGTTCCTAAGTCTGAGTGGGAAGCTGTAAAGCAGCGCTACAAGATAGCAAAAACCAATTATGAGACTTTGGCGAAGAGCTTTAGGTCTGGAGGAAAGCAGATTTTGGCACCAATGGATGGCTATGTAAAATCATTAGTGGTTGAAAATGGCAGCTTTGTAGAGCAGGGTGAAAAACTCCTTAGCATAGCTGAACACAAAGGATCATTACTAGAAGTTCAGCTAAGCCCTGAAACAAATGTAGCCTTAGACCATATTCAAAATATCTGGTATCAGCCCAGCTCAAACAAATGGTCAAGCTTAAAAGAGACTGGAGGGCGCATACTTACCAAAAGTAGAGAGGTTGCACCAAGTGATCCATTACTTTCTGTTTTTGCTTCGGTAGCGGAAGAAGTGAATATGCCTGAAGGAAGTTTTACCGCTGCCCAGTTAGCCGTAGGATCGGGAAAAGAAAGTATGGTTATTCCAATCAGTGCCCTTTTAGAAGATTATGGTCAATTTTCTGTGATGGTTCAACTTTCTGGTGAAAGTTTCGAAAGGAGAAATATTGTCGTTGGTAACCGCAATGGAAATGAAGTGGAGGTTTTGGAAGGCTTATCTGCTGAAGAAGTAGTGGTTAGCAAAGGAGCTTATCAGGTGAAAATGGCTTCCATGTCTGGACAAGCGCCTGCACACGGACATTCACATTAA
- a CDS encoding TolC family protein: protein MYKIIVFILWCCTLSGLAYAQTPTIESVLTQVEQNNKSLKAFADYLNSQKLALRSSNNLEDPQFGAFYLPIADHTDANYTEFQLSQTIEFPTVYGARGNLIDEKVAKLELVYKSKRQEVLAQAKEFCQHLIYLQKQIAIEETRLEQAEKVFEQVKELFAKEQVGIMEMNKAKVAWLQDQFKIQELENELNAVALQLKSLNGDEPIAFTADTYENSLKVSERDSIWQEKLLLDPALLKLEQEQLIAQQTLKLAKNKALPNITAGFNSQGIPGERFSGLYAGISIPLWSNRNKVKAAASEIQYQERFKNAETFQRYTDFEKQYNQYQLMQEKYEAYESTLNSLNSNELLYKAYQSGELSFLDYFAELQFYRKAYDEMLRMQYELHISQTQLLKHQL from the coding sequence ATGTATAAAATAATTGTGTTCATACTTTGGTGTTGTACGCTTTCAGGACTGGCATATGCGCAGACGCCTACTATAGAAAGTGTGCTAACGCAGGTAGAGCAAAATAATAAATCATTAAAAGCTTTTGCCGATTATTTGAACAGTCAAAAGCTTGCTTTGAGAAGCAGTAATAATCTAGAGGATCCTCAATTTGGTGCTTTTTATCTACCGATTGCTGATCATACAGATGCTAATTATACCGAATTTCAGCTTAGTCAGACGATTGAATTTCCCACTGTTTATGGCGCGAGAGGAAATTTGATTGATGAAAAAGTAGCAAAGCTAGAATTAGTTTATAAGTCAAAACGGCAAGAAGTCTTAGCTCAAGCTAAAGAATTCTGTCAGCATTTGATCTACCTACAAAAGCAAATAGCAATTGAAGAAACCAGGCTTGAACAGGCTGAAAAGGTTTTTGAGCAGGTTAAGGAACTCTTTGCTAAGGAGCAAGTAGGGATAATGGAGATGAATAAGGCAAAAGTTGCCTGGCTTCAGGATCAATTTAAAATTCAGGAACTTGAGAATGAACTCAATGCTGTGGCTTTGCAATTAAAAAGCCTAAATGGTGATGAGCCCATTGCATTCACTGCTGATACTTATGAAAATTCTTTAAAGGTTTCAGAAAGAGATAGTATTTGGCAGGAAAAACTACTTTTAGATCCAGCGCTCTTGAAGTTGGAGCAAGAACAGCTCATTGCGCAACAGACTCTGAAACTTGCAAAAAATAAAGCGCTTCCGAATATCACGGCAGGGTTTAACAGCCAAGGTATTCCTGGTGAGCGGTTTTCAGGATTATATGCAGGGATTAGTATTCCGTTGTGGAGTAATCGGAATAAGGTGAAGGCAGCAGCTTCAGAAATTCAATATCAGGAGAGATTTAAAAATGCTGAGACTTTTCAGCGCTACACTGATTTTGAAAAGCAGTATAACCAGTATCAGCTCATGCAGGAAAAATATGAGGCTTATGAAAGCACGCTAAATTCCTTGAATAGTAATGAATTACTTTACAAAGCTTATCAATCAGGTGAACTGTCATTTCTGGATTATTTTGCGGAATTGCAGTTCTACAGAAAAGCATATGATGAAATGCTGCGGATGCAGTATGAATTACATATATCGCAAACTCAATTATTAAAACACCAATTGTAA
- the carB gene encoding carbamoyl-phosphate synthase large subunit → MPKDNSIKSVLIIGSGPIIIGQACEFDYSGSQASRSLREEGIEVTLINSNPATIMTDEVTADNIYLKPLTKKSIIEILEKHDIDAVLPTMGGQTALNLAIECDKAGVWDKYKVKMLGVDVDAIDTTENRELFRLKMKELGVGVCEGETATSFLQGKEIAQRIGFPLVIRSSFTLGGLGGSIVKDPAEFDNALKDGLHSSPIHEVLIEQSILGWKEYELEILRDNIGNVIVICSVENFDPMGVHTGDSITVAPAQTLPDTVYQEMRNLAIKMIKGIGNFAGGCNVQFAVNPENDDIIGIEINPRVSRSSALASKATGYPIAKIAAKLAIGYDLHELKNQITKTTSAYFEPSLDYVIVKIPRWNFDKFPGSDRRLGFSMKSVGEAMGIGRNFQEALQKACQSLEIKRNGLGADGKELRKQDELLYSLENPSWNRLFHIYDAFKLGIPFKTIQKLTKIDKWFLEQIEELLVLEKEVEKYSIDNIPKELMMEVKQKGYADRQIAHLVRCLESEVYKKRHEMGIKRVYKLVDTCAAEFEAQTPYYYSTFQEENESVDSGKKKVIILGSGPNRIGQGIEFDYSCVHGVLAAKECGYETIMINCNPETVSTDFDTADKLYFEPVFWEHIYDIILHEKPVGVIVQLGGQTALKLAEKLNRYGINIIGTSFDALDLAEDRGSFSKLLADNDIPYPKFTVVEDADNALEMAKDIGFPMLVRPSYVLGGQGMKIVINERELEEHVVDVLRDIPGNKVLLDHFLDGAIEAEADAICDGEDVYIIGVMQHVEPAGIHSGDSYAVLPPYNLGDFVLTQIETYTKKIALALETKGLINIQFAIKNDIVYIIEANPRASRTVPFICKAYQEPYVNYATKVMLGEKKVKDFNFNPVKKGYAIKEPVFSFNKFPNVNKELGPEMKSTGESIYFIDDLMDDYFLKIVSERNLYLSR, encoded by the coding sequence ATGCCTAAAGACAACAGTATTAAGTCAGTACTCATCATCGGTTCAGGTCCAATCATTATCGGACAAGCTTGCGAATTTGATTATTCAGGTTCACAAGCCTCTCGTTCTTTGAGAGAAGAGGGAATTGAAGTAACACTTATCAATTCTAATCCTGCTACCATCATGACAGACGAGGTTACGGCCGATAATATTTATTTGAAACCGCTGACTAAGAAGTCAATCATTGAAATTTTAGAGAAGCACGACATCGATGCGGTTTTGCCTACCATGGGTGGTCAAACCGCACTGAACCTTGCCATTGAATGCGATAAAGCAGGCGTGTGGGATAAATATAAAGTGAAAATGCTTGGTGTTGATGTTGATGCAATTGATACTACTGAAAATAGAGAGCTTTTTCGCTTAAAAATGAAAGAATTGGGTGTTGGTGTTTGTGAAGGAGAAACAGCTACTTCCTTTTTGCAAGGTAAAGAAATAGCTCAAAGAATAGGATTTCCTCTAGTGATTCGTTCTTCTTTCACCCTTGGGGGGCTTGGAGGCTCAATTGTGAAAGACCCGGCTGAATTTGACAACGCATTGAAGGATGGTCTTCATTCTTCACCAATTCATGAAGTGCTAATTGAGCAAAGTATTTTGGGATGGAAAGAATATGAGTTAGAAATTCTTAGAGATAATATAGGGAATGTAATTGTGATCTGTTCTGTAGAGAATTTTGATCCAATGGGTGTTCATACCGGAGATTCTATCACAGTTGCCCCGGCTCAAACCTTGCCAGACACTGTTTACCAGGAGATGAGGAATTTGGCCATCAAAATGATCAAAGGAATTGGTAATTTTGCAGGCGGATGTAATGTGCAATTTGCTGTAAATCCAGAAAATGATGATATAATAGGGATTGAGATTAATCCAAGGGTTTCTCGTTCTTCTGCCCTGGCATCAAAAGCAACGGGTTATCCAATTGCCAAAATAGCTGCGAAATTGGCTATCGGTTATGATTTACATGAGCTCAAAAATCAGATTACCAAAACCACTTCAGCATACTTCGAGCCTTCTTTAGATTATGTAATCGTAAAAATCCCACGTTGGAATTTCGATAAATTCCCAGGTTCTGACAGAAGATTAGGGTTCTCCATGAAATCAGTTGGTGAAGCCATGGGAATTGGAAGAAATTTCCAGGAAGCCTTACAAAAAGCTTGTCAATCTCTCGAGATAAAAAGAAATGGATTGGGAGCTGATGGAAAAGAGCTTAGAAAACAAGACGAATTACTTTACAGCTTAGAAAATCCAAGCTGGAACAGATTATTCCATATTTACGATGCCTTTAAGTTAGGAATCCCTTTCAAAACGATACAAAAGCTGACTAAAATAGATAAGTGGTTCTTGGAGCAAATCGAAGAACTGTTGGTATTGGAAAAAGAAGTGGAGAAATACTCCATTGATAATATTCCTAAGGAATTGATGATGGAGGTGAAGCAGAAAGGATATGCGGATAGGCAGATTGCACACTTGGTTCGGTGTCTGGAGAGCGAAGTTTATAAGAAACGTCACGAAATGGGCATCAAGCGAGTATATAAATTGGTTGATACTTGTGCCGCAGAATTTGAAGCGCAAACTCCGTATTACTACTCTACCTTCCAAGAGGAAAACGAATCAGTTGATAGTGGTAAAAAGAAAGTGATCATTTTAGGTTCAGGTCCAAACCGAATTGGACAGGGAATTGAATTTGATTACTCTTGCGTCCATGGAGTGCTTGCTGCAAAAGAATGTGGTTACGAAACCATCATGATCAACTGTAATCCTGAAACGGTTTCTACCGATTTCGATACGGCTGATAAATTATATTTTGAGCCTGTTTTCTGGGAACATATTTATGATATCATTTTACATGAAAAGCCAGTAGGTGTAATTGTTCAGTTGGGAGGTCAAACTGCCTTGAAATTGGCTGAAAAATTAAACCGATATGGTATTAATATTATCGGAACTTCATTTGATGCTTTAGATTTAGCTGAGGATAGAGGTTCATTCTCTAAATTGTTGGCCGATAATGACATTCCTTATCCGAAATTTACGGTAGTGGAAGATGCGGATAATGCTTTAGAAATGGCTAAAGATATTGGTTTCCCAATGTTGGTTAGACCTTCTTACGTACTAGGTGGACAGGGAATGAAAATCGTGATCAACGAGAGAGAGTTGGAAGAGCATGTAGTAGATGTTCTTAGAGATATTCCTGGTAATAAAGTCTTATTAGATCATTTCTTAGATGGTGCAATTGAAGCCGAAGCAGATGCAATCTGTGATGGTGAAGATGTTTATATTATTGGTGTAATGCAACATGTGGAGCCTGCTGGAATTCACTCTGGTGATTCTTATGCGGTTTTACCTCCATATAATCTTGGGGATTTTGTTTTAACACAAATCGAAACTTATACAAAAAAGATTGCCTTAGCTTTAGAGACTAAAGGTTTGATCAATATTCAATTTGCCATTAAAAATGATATAGTATACATCATCGAGGCAAATCCAAGAGCGTCCAGAACAGTGCCATTCATTTGCAAAGCTTATCAAGAGCCTTATGTAAATTATGCAACTAAGGTGATGTTGGGCGAGAAAAAAGTGAAGGATTTCAATTTTAATCCTGTTAAAAAGGGTTATGCAATTAAGGAACCTGTTTTCTCATTCAATAAATTCCCGAATGTAAACAAGGAATTAGGTCCAGAGATGAAATCAACTGGTGAATCCATCTATTTCATTGATGATTTGATGGATGATTATTTCCTTAAAATTGTTTCAGAACGAAACCTTTACTTGAGTAGGTAG
- a CDS encoding class I SAM-dependent methyltransferase, which yields MANFDQVAGIYDFLKRVVFGNRIDDATSCFLKEIPPNARVLIIGGGTGEILKKFKSSHEITYLELSEAMILKAKTVVSTASVDFIQGDVLKWIPKHDFDYIMTPFVLDCFTATGLDLLLDRLKKSLKKEGKWIQTDFYPKNRMQKLLIKIMYVFFKLTANLNIDELVDFDSHFEKHQFNLKRKALFYHSMIESKIYHQID from the coding sequence ATGGCTAATTTTGACCAAGTAGCTGGAATCTATGATTTTTTAAAAAGAGTAGTGTTTGGTAATCGAATCGATGATGCTACTTCTTGTTTCCTAAAGGAAATTCCGCCCAATGCCAGAGTTCTAATAATAGGAGGTGGTACGGGCGAAATCTTGAAGAAATTTAAATCTAGTCATGAAATCACCTACTTAGAGCTCTCAGAAGCAATGATTCTTAAAGCCAAAACAGTGGTATCTACAGCTTCCGTAGATTTTATTCAAGGTGATGTTTTGAAGTGGATACCAAAACATGATTTTGACTACATTATGACCCCTTTTGTATTAGATTGCTTTACTGCAACAGGCTTAGATTTGCTTCTTGATAGACTTAAAAAATCACTAAAAAAAGAGGGGAAATGGATTCAAACAGATTTTTATCCTAAAAATAGAATGCAAAAACTACTGATCAAGATCATGTATGTGTTTTTTAAGTTGACCGCAAATTTGAATATAGATGAATTAGTAGATTTTGATTCGCATTTCGAAAAGCATCAATTTAATTTAAAAAGAAAAGCCCTTTTCTATCATTCTATGATAGAAAGCAAAATTTATCATCAGATTGATTGA